Below is a genomic region from Strigops habroptila isolate Jane unplaced genomic scaffold, bStrHab1.2.pri NW_022045634.1_ctg1, whole genome shotgun sequence.
TCAGCTACACAGATAGTAACCATCCTCTGTGGCATAGCTCTCAGTTAGAGGGTCAGCCAGCCACCTACATGAGGTGCTGCTGTGAAAAGAAGAGATTGGGGAGGCTTTTTGAGCGAGGAAATGAGGTTGTTCCTTGTTAGTTACTGCCTATCCCTTGCTGTATATAAATACAGCTGAGCCTGTTCTTTTGAAGTGAAGATGCAGCCTCAAGGAGGTGGGAGGAATTGATGCTTCTTTCCCTGCCAAGTTTCTTCTTCAATTCAATGCCTTGATGTCTAAACCACATTATCTGTGGCTGGGATTCAGAAAATCCTCACTCTGAGCAGGAGGAGAGATGTTTTGGACCCTGCATCCAAGTTTTCCCCACGCGACTGGGACTTGGCAGCCATGGAAGTGTTGCTTTGGCAGCTCCTACCCTTACCAAATGaccaggaaagcagcagtaacAAGGAGTTACAAGGTAAGAGCAAGTGTGTTTTCTCTCatagtggttttgtatgtgATGGGCAGCTGGAAGGAGAAGTGGATGGCAGGAGTTGCACTGTCCAAGCCCCTCATCCTTCTCCTGTTTAGAAGGAATCTCCTATTGAGTGTTTGAAGTGTGtggcaggaaaaggaaactAAGGGTTTGTTTTGCAGGGGTTTTATTCTACCTGTGCTGGTTCCTCAAGTTCTAAATTCCTGTGGGCAAGAGCTACCTTTGTGTTATAGAGACCTGAGTGTACTTGGCACTGTTCAAATGCTCCAGTAAGTGCTTGCTCAAGGCTTCCCTATTCACACTTAACAAATACATGCTAAGCTTATAATAAAGCACCCAACAGTTTATTATAGATGTTCTACAGTAAAAGATAAGTTACTCTTCAAGAATCCCAAGCACTATATGAACAAATATACATTGTTCCAGAGATGCAAACTCTCTTTAGCCTCAACTGTACCCATAGTAAGAATAGAGCCTTAACATTTGCTTTACAACGTTGTTAAGAAACAAGCTCAAAACACAGTCTGTGGTAAGTGTAGGAAGAGTCCTGCCCACACGCGTGCATCACGAGATGGCACTACAGGACACAATTCTCCCTGTGAAGACTTGCTGGGCAGAAAGCTCACTGTGAGGAGGCCAGAAGGAGCATTTGGGGTTACCCACATGCAGGTGAGACCTCACAAGTCACAGCAACCTTGCTTTAGATCCCCAAAATCTGCTGGAGGTTCAGGGCTTTGCTGCCTTTACCGTAGAAGCAGCTTCATAGGGGAGCTCACTGGGCTTTGGAGGGAATTGGGGTGAACTGTTGGAGAAATGGGCTCTGGCTCAGCAGTCTCTTCTCTTTACAGAATGGCTTTGTGCTGACCAGCAAGGGGAAGCTCCAGCAACGGAAGCAGAAGGATCCAGAGTATGTGAGCTTTGCCCATCTACCCTGTTGTATTACACTCAAAAGGTGAGTTACACTCCAAAAAGCTGTGAAATCAAAGTTATAAAGATCAGTGCTTGTTGCAGCAGCCAAAACCTGACCACTTGGGAATGTTTCCTGTCCAGTGTCCTTCATTTCAGATGCCTCCTTCCTGGCTACATCATTCAAGCCAGGCAATCTGTGTGGCCTCAGCTTCTCGTGTTATCCTGACATCCTTTGGGGTTTTCCTATAGGTATGTGCCTGTGATGAGGTCTTCTCCTTCCTCAGTAGATCCTGTGCCCTCCAGAGATGCGGAAGTGTCACTGACCTGAAGCTTTGAGACAATCCTGGCTGTTTCCTGCGTGATCTCAAAGTGCTTGAGCAGTTGTCTCCCCCCTGAGCGGTGCTTGAGTGTGCTTGTGTCGGTTGAGCTGTTCCTCCTCCTAGGGCTCTCCTCCTTTGTCAcggagctgctgccaggagggTTGCCTTCTGCACCACATCCCATTGCCATGTTTGCTAATGTGGTAGTCCTCAAGGGCAAACTGGAAGCCTTGGGAATGACTGGTGTCATTTTTGCCTGTGTTCGAATGTATTTCACAGGCTGTCGGCTGAAGCGGCCTCTGGGCTGGCTCCCCAGGCCTGGGTCGGAATCACTGTCTGTCTTCTGCTCAGAGTCTTCCAGCTCAGAGCCAACACTTGTGTTCATCTCTGAACAAAAGATGAGACAGAGCAGTGAAACAGGGTCCTACAACAACCAATTCTGGCTGGtggcttcttttcctcttaGAAAGGACACCAAAATCCCTCCTGCATCAACAGGTTCAACTGCCCTCTAACAGCTTTGCCCATCAGGAGCAACTACAAGCTGTGCATTTGAAAGAGGTGGAATATAGCAATCAGCTTTATGTTCTTAAAGCTGTCCTCAATGCCTTGAAGCCAGGAGAGAGGCAACTGTGGGCTTAAGAGTTGaggctgcagaagggaaaagccCTTCCTGACGACAGCATAAAATGTGCTTGTGATTTCATGTGAGCTATATGTGGTTGCTCTGCAGCAGATTGTCTGCACAAAACCTGAGCAGTGATGCCAAGGGGGGGCCCTTGCTGGGTAACGTagaggcaggcaggaggtgtGAAAACCAGCGAACAGAGTACAAGGCAACCTAGAAGAGTATCATGATCACCACTTTACCTAAGGCATCCAGGCTTAGTCGACTGTGGGCTCCCTCCAGAGTCAGCTCATTGATGGCTTCCCTGGAAGATGAGTTACCAGACACATAATCCACATTTACACCCATGTGCTGGGAGGAGAAGTTCTGTTGGAAGAAGTCAGGAGTGTTTATACAGGACTCTGAGGTGAAGATAACACCAACTCCCACTTACCCCAATGCTGTTAGAGCCAAGTGAATGGAGGCCACTGCTTGAGCTGAAAGTGCCTTGCTTTGTCTTAGATTAGCTGTGACACTTGGGAATAGGGAAGGAGCTTGCAGAAGGTCACAGGACAGAGCCATGAGAGAGGAGAAGGTGGTTCAGCCCTGCCAACTCCAGCATCCATgctggcagagcacagctgccCTAAAACTCAACCCAGAGAGCAACAGTGTGCTGAGACTGATTCGCATGTCCCACAGGATGCTCAAGCGGCCCCTTTCAGGACAAAAAGGGGGAACATCAGAAACCAAAGCCATTAACTGGAGCTCAGTAAGTCTGGTCAAATGTGATGGGAGTGCCTGGCTTTTGTAGTTGGTGTGGACCCACTGTGAGTTTGCACCAGGATCTGGGCAGGGGCTCCAGAGCTTGGTTTTATTAATGGCAAAACCAAAGCGCCCTTAGAAGTAACTCCTCTTTCTAAGGACTTGCAAAATCTTCAAGTAGGtaaaaatggctttgaaaataGCCAAAGGCAATCCTAGTGTGTATCTCAAAGTGCTTATTGTGAAGGTTTATTCATTCTGTAGGATTGCTGCCCACAGAACGTGAATGGTGTGATTTTATTTCAACTGTCATCATAGTTGTTCTaatttctgcttcctcagaAAAGGAGAGCTGGACCTGGAAAGGAAGTAGCGAAGCAGCATTCCTGCCTGTCAGCCATGGACAGGTCACTGCAGACAGAGTCTTGCACAGAAGCATCCACAACTccaaagcaggaggcagagagTCCCCAAATGCAGATCTCGCTGCCTTTTCCTTAACTTTAGGAAAGGAATTTCCCCTTTCCTGCTCACCAAACAagtgtggaaaggaaaaacccagCCATGTCCCAGCCCAGGGATGCTGTGCCCATTTGTGGCTTTAAAGTGCAGTGAACTAGGTTGTGAGGAAAGAGCTGTGAAACTTGGGAAGAACATGGGACACTCaatggcagcaggaggaaaagcagggtCTGTGGTCACTGCTCAGGGAtgcagcagagccctgtgggGCTGTACTGTGGGATCTGCTGGCTCTTCAGTGCACAAGGCTGCTTCCAAAGTTATGGAACTGTTTACAGGGAGAACCAGCAACTTAGTATGGAAAACCCCACAGTTCTTCAGAGCAAAACCACCATCCAGAATGGTTTGAGAAGCTGCTGAGTGACCTGTAGCTTATAACATGTGTTCTTTGTCTCCTACTCCATGTGCAACaagctctctgctccttccccttgGAATAACCCTCGGCTAGGAAACAGGTTTGTTATGTGTGAAAGAAGTTCTCTTTAATTACTAGTCCACTTCCCTGCCTCTACAGCAGGGTCAGTAAGCCCAACTCGGTGTCTGGGAGCTCTACCTCTACGCTTATGCTCTGGGCTGTGTTTGGGCTCTGAGGTCCTTCATCCTTCTCTGTTGCTGCTTCTTGCGCAGGATTGTCACATCCCAGGGTTAAGGATGAGGGCAGCTCATCCATCCCAAACACCCTCTCGTAGTTCTGAATGAGAAACTCCACAAGCTGGGCTTGATACCCAGAGTCAACCAGGCAGGACATGGAGACATCGCTCCCTGTGCCGGGCCGCATCAGGGTTGGCCCAAACACTATGCCCAGGTTGTTTGGGGACATCTTGTTCTCTTTGTAGTTCTCTGCCACCCTGGGAAGGGAAACAGGACTGTTAGGGGCTTCCCAGCTCTCAACCCGAATGCACTGAGCACACATGGAATGCACCAAATCCCCATTTCCTAGGAGAAGGAAACCCATCTCTTATGGGAACAGAAGAAACCCAGGAGCTGCCTGGATCTGGCTGGATggtgcagccctgctgagagTGGCTGTTGCTTGTGACCTGTGTTCAGAGGTGGGTGAAAGAGAGCTTGGTTCATCTTAGTCTTTGACCTCTTGCTCTCCACTTGATGAAGTGTTATCACTAAGGACCTTCTGGTCCTTCTTGGTCATTAAGACTGTAAGATGGTCTTTCCCGTGGATTAATGTTTTACCCTCCTCAACTGCCCGCTTGGCTCTCTGAGGTCAAGGAAGCCCAAACACTCTTCTCATACACATGTGGTGCTGAGCTCACTGCTCCTCTGGCAGCGAGGCCTCAGCAGGGATCTCCTAGGGTCGGAcctggtgctgagcagtgcGACAACCACCTCCTCACCTGTACAAGTGGGCTATAAGGTGCCGCAGAGTGTTGTAGTTACTCCCAGGCAGTTTGCTCAACAAGTCCTTCATGCTCTGAATGGGCTTTGAAGGGAAGGCTGCCCAGTCCACCTTTTCCTCCATGGGTTTTTGAAGGTCTTTGGCCAGTGTCATGAGCTCGTTGTAGAGGTGGGACAGCAGCACCGGGGCCGAAAGCTGCGGCgagaggggaggaaagcagCACATTACTTCATCCCTGCACCAAGGGCTGTGGTCGGCTGGGACTTGCCCTCCTGGCAGAGGTTTGGGATACCCACTTCCTTCAGGAAATGCTTCAGGACCCCAGTGATATCGTGGGGGGAGTGCTCAGAGAGCTCCACCAGGCTCCGTCCATTCTCGAATGCCTGGCACAGCTTTTCCACCCGGGCTTTGGACCCGCTGATCCGGTAGATGCCCTGCGTGGTCCAGAGTGGGAAAGGTCAGGAGGTTTGGATGCAGAGGAGACCAAAGCAAGGATAACTGCCTCCTCACCTGCACCCCCAGGGCACGGGCTTCGATCTCGGAGGTGCATTTCACCACGATGAAGGGAACCTCCTCTGGGAAGTCTCGAGGGACCTGTGTGAAGTCAATCCCAAACAGAGGTACCCGGTTGGGCAGCTTCTTGTGGCCGCAGGTGATGAGCAGGTTCTCAAGACACTTCTTGTGGCAGGCCAGGCAGCACTGAAACGGCAGAACCACCCCAGGTTATGGTCTGGTGGTGGTCCAGCAGTGGCTGAACTTGAAGGACTTCTTCTGTCCCCTCAACCACCAAAGTCCCACCAACCCCAAGAGGGTTGTTTCAGGCAAGTGACAGTTGGTGGCTTATGTTCCTCATGTAAATCAGAGGGAGGAGAAGCACGAGAACTTGGCGGAGGGGCCCCTCAGCCCTTCGGTGAGACGCTGGTCACCTCAGGCTCCAAAACAGTGGTATCTTCTAGCCCTCACCTCCTCACACTCGAAGCCACTGACCATGAAGTTGTCACAGTCCCTGCACTTGGATGGACCCCGCAGCTTGCGGAGCCGGTGGGTCTGTGCCGCGCTGGAGAGTGGGATGTTCCTCACCTGCTGCTGGGATGTGCCGTTTTCTGTGGAAACAGCATGGAAGTGTGAAGAGGAACTGATCCATGAGCATGGGTTCCATCTCCTGAGTCACATCCGGGTGGAACTCACCGTTTTCCAAGGCTTGCAAGGAATCTCTCTCTTCAAAATCATCCGAGGAGGACACGGTGCTGGTGGATGGAGCTTTCAACAGTTTCCTGCTAGAGTTTCCTTAAggagacagaaaacatgaaCTGTTCTCATCCTCATGATGCCCAACATGGGTCAGTGTAGAGTTTATTTCCTCCTGGTTTAGGGTTTTGAACAATATCAGGCAGGATTTCTGTGGCTCTCACCTGGGCTGGAATTGGGAGAGTCCAAAGACCGGGATTCACAGCTCCCACCGAGGCTTTCCGTGTCACTGCAGAGGGATTTGGTCATACCTGCAAAAATGGAGACTGTGCCAGGAGTCTTGGGATCCTTCAGCGAGGGGCTGAGGTCCCAACCAAGCTCCCAAGAAAATCCATGAATACTTGTCCATGTTTTCTCCCAGTCAAAGCAAAGCCTTAGACACTGCCCTAAGAATGTGAGAACCTCTCCCACCTCTTTGGCTACTAATCTAAACCTAACTGCAGTGaaaaggggtgatgggttcaaactaaaccaggggaagttcaggttggatgtaaggaagaagttcttccctgtgagggtgctgaggcgctggcacaagttgcccaaagaagtggtagatgctccatccctggcagtgttcaaggccagggtggacagagcctggggtgacatggtctggtgtgaggtgtccctgcccatggcagggggttggaactggatgatcttaaggtccttcccaacccaacccattctatgacTGGAGAGCAAGTTGGGTTGTCTCCACTAAAATCAACCTACTCTGTTCCTCGTTCCGGGATGGATCTTCTGGCGTGCTCACATCCTTTGCTGCGGAGGAAGGTCCTGTGCAGTGCAATGCCATCTTCTTTTTGCCACTGGGAGGGGACCTGGGAAGTGGTTGTAGACAAGTGTGCGCTATGTGTTTCTGACCTTTCTGCTGGGATGTAcgctttctgctttcttctttgctttctacCTTTGTCCTCCAGAAGCAAGTGGCTCGAATTCAAACACCTCCATATGAATGTCTTTCTTCTGCAGAGCCTGGATGAACTCCAGGTACTTCTTGCCTGCTTTGTATGGCTTGCAGACCTCAGCCAGATACTGATATCTCACTGGGATCTGTTCTGATTGAGCCAGCCGCTGCTTGAACATCCTTAAAGTGACCTtacaatggaaagaaaaccaaaaccccccctTTACTAGTCAAAGTCCAGgtgctttttcctccctgaacCTCACAGTCATTCACCAGCCTTTAGTTTTTCATCACCCAAACTCAGCTACCTGCACTTCTGCAGATGGAAATGACTTCTCACTGCTGCTTGTTCCAGGATTTTCCCCCACCCAGACTTTTCCTATGGATACCTCTGTCCTCAGAGCAGTACTAATTGCAAATGTCATTATACAGCTGAGACTTGTTGGTAGCAAAACAATGTCCTGAGCATTCCCCTGATTTCTACTGCTTTAGAATGGTCACTTAGAAGGTGGTTCAACAGAGAAATGGTGAAGATCTTAAAAGGTCTTATCTCAAACAGCAGCTTCCCTGGAATGGGGATTACAGGAGAAATAAACCTC
It encodes:
- the LOC115603388 gene encoding GEM-interacting protein-like isoform X2, with the translated sequence MNVPGAWDGTGGAWNAGGSPRRLFPPGSKPDAGCLAAAWASMQSPAPEGGGGHMDLTVLHITNHLRNIDRRFEHLRELFHRGEVISASVEAKLADLLRAISSFLSTCPAVPRDAIQAAVASLLTNINGLSHQERTPESRHRYSEIFRSLDAIEISIGNATVDMFIGDTDSTDNTDPSTDTELSESFCKSKTSSETPPQADLTVQEADEMLLKCEGGIDAALQYAKTWCKYVKELLSWIEKRLSYETEFAKGIVKIAESGQSAIFQQHNMPLWELYQMVLEHDIKVGNSAAETAGLLQQKEFYQPLSAKKNEIEKWRKEFKDQWTKEQKRMNEALSSLRKARLQYFQRCEELEKAKLLSAKAEDEHQSTASANKQLEKRRRSCEEAQAKVQETEALYKMCISEANFRRQELEKVRARIVSHIRKLIFQGDEVLTWVTLRMFKQRLAQSEQIPVRYQYLAEVCKPYKAGKKYLEFIQALQKKDIHMEVFEFEPLASGGQRSPPSGKKKMALHCTGPSSAAKDVSTPEDPSRNEEQSMTKSLCSDTESLGGSCESRSLDSPNSSPGNSSRKLLKAPSTSTVSSSDDFEERDSLQALENENGTSQQQVRNIPLSSAAQTHRLRKLRGPSKCRDCDNFMVSGFECEECCLACHKKCLENLLITCGHKKLPNRVPLFGIDFTQVPRDFPEEVPFIVVKCTSEIEARALGVQGIYRISGSKARVEKLCQAFENGRSLVELSEHSPHDITGVLKHFLKELSAPVLLSHLYNELMTLAKDLQKPMEEKVDWAAFPSKPIQSMKDLLSKLPGSNYNTLRHLIAHLYRVAENYKENKMSPNNLGIVFGPTLMRPGTGSDVSMSCLVDSGYQAQLVEFLIQNYERVFGMDELPSSLTLGCDNPAQEAATEKDEGPQSPNTAQSISVEVELPDTELGLLTLL
- the LOC115603388 gene encoding GEM-interacting protein-like isoform X3; protein product: MGDPEPSGLSHQERTPESRHRYSEIFRSLDAIEISIGNATVDMFIGDTDSTDNTDPSTDTEDIPLSESFCKSKTSSETPPQADLTVQEADEMLLKCEGGIDAALQYAKTWCKYVKELLSWIEKRLSYETEFAKGIVKIAESGQSAIFQQHNMPLWELYQMVLEHDIKVGNSAAETAGLLQQKEFYQPLSAKKNEIEKWRKEFKDQWTKEQKRMNEALSSLRKARLQYFQRCEELEKAKLLSAKAEDEHQSTASANKQLEKRRRSCEEAQAKVQETEALYKMCISEANFRRQELEKVRARIVSHIRKLIFQGDEVLTWVTLRMFKQRLAQSEQIPVRYQYLAEVCKPYKAGKKYLEFIQALQKKDIHMEVFEFEPLASGGQRSPPSGKKKMALHCTGPSSAAKDVSTPEDPSRNEEQSMTKSLCSDTESLGGSCESRSLDSPNSSPGNSSRKLLKAPSTSTVSSSDDFEERDSLQALENENGTSQQQVRNIPLSSAAQTHRLRKLRGPSKCRDCDNFMVSGFECEECCLACHKKCLENLLITCGHKKLPNRVPLFGIDFTQVPRDFPEEVPFIVVKCTSEIEARALGVQGIYRISGSKARVEKLCQAFENGRSLVELSEHSPHDITGVLKHFLKELSAPVLLSHLYNELMTLAKDLQKPMEEKVDWAAFPSKPIQSMKDLLSKLPGSNYNTLRHLIAHLYRVAENYKENKMSPNNLGIVFGPTLMRPGTGSDVSMSCLVDSGYQAQLVEFLIQNYERVFGMDELPSSLTLGCDNPAQEAATEKDEGPQSPNTAQSISVEVELPDTELGLLTLL
- the LOC115603408 gene encoding GEM-interacting protein-like, with product MGVNVDYVSGNSSSREAINELTLEGAHSRLSLDALEMNTSVGSELEDSEQKTDSDSDPGLGSQPRGRFSRQPVKYIRTQAKMTPVIPKASSLPLRTTTLANMAMGCGAEGNPPGSSSVTKEESPRRRNSSTDTSTLKHRSGGRQLLKHFEITQETARIVSKLQVSDTSASLEGTGSTEEGEDLITGTYL
- the LOC115603388 gene encoding GEM-interacting protein-like isoform X1, with protein sequence MNVPGAWDGTGGAWNAGGSPRRLFPPGSKPDAGCLAAAWASMQSPAPEGGGGHMDLTVLHITNHLRNIDRRFEHLRELFHRGEVISASVEAKLADLLRAISSFLSTCPAVPRDAIQAAVASLLTNINGLSHQERTPESRHRYSEIFRSLDAIEISIGNATVDMFIGDTDSTDNTDPSTDTEDIPLSESFCKSKTSSETPPQADLTVQEADEMLLKCEGGIDAALQYAKTWCKYVKELLSWIEKRLSYETEFAKGIVKIAESGQSAIFQQHNMPLWELYQMVLEHDIKVGNSAAETAGLLQQKEFYQPLSAKKNEIEKWRKEFKDQWTKEQKRMNEALSSLRKARLQYFQRCEELEKAKLLSAKAEDEHQSTASANKQLEKRRRSCEEAQAKVQETEALYKMCISEANFRRQELEKVRARIVSHIRKLIFQGDEVLTWVTLRMFKQRLAQSEQIPVRYQYLAEVCKPYKAGKKYLEFIQALQKKDIHMEVFEFEPLASGGQRSPPSGKKKMALHCTGPSSAAKDVSTPEDPSRNEEQSMTKSLCSDTESLGGSCESRSLDSPNSSPGNSSRKLLKAPSTSTVSSSDDFEERDSLQALENENGTSQQQVRNIPLSSAAQTHRLRKLRGPSKCRDCDNFMVSGFECEECCLACHKKCLENLLITCGHKKLPNRVPLFGIDFTQVPRDFPEEVPFIVVKCTSEIEARALGVQGIYRISGSKARVEKLCQAFENGRSLVELSEHSPHDITGVLKHFLKELSAPVLLSHLYNELMTLAKDLQKPMEEKVDWAAFPSKPIQSMKDLLSKLPGSNYNTLRHLIAHLYRVAENYKENKMSPNNLGIVFGPTLMRPGTGSDVSMSCLVDSGYQAQLVEFLIQNYERVFGMDELPSSLTLGCDNPAQEAATEKDEGPQSPNTAQSISVEVELPDTELGLLTLL
- the LOC115603388 gene encoding GEM-interacting protein-like isoform X4 produces the protein MGDPEPSGLSHQERTPESRHRYSEIFRSLDAIEISIGNATVDMFIGDTDSTDNTDPSTDTELSESFCKSKTSSETPPQADLTVQEADEMLLKCEGGIDAALQYAKTWCKYVKELLSWIEKRLSYETEFAKGIVKIAESGQSAIFQQHNMPLWELYQMVLEHDIKVGNSAAETAGLLQQKEFYQPLSAKKNEIEKWRKEFKDQWTKEQKRMNEALSSLRKARLQYFQRCEELEKAKLLSAKAEDEHQSTASANKQLEKRRRSCEEAQAKVQETEALYKMCISEANFRRQELEKVRARIVSHIRKLIFQGDEVLTWVTLRMFKQRLAQSEQIPVRYQYLAEVCKPYKAGKKYLEFIQALQKKDIHMEVFEFEPLASGGQRSPPSGKKKMALHCTGPSSAAKDVSTPEDPSRNEEQSMTKSLCSDTESLGGSCESRSLDSPNSSPGNSSRKLLKAPSTSTVSSSDDFEERDSLQALENENGTSQQQVRNIPLSSAAQTHRLRKLRGPSKCRDCDNFMVSGFECEECCLACHKKCLENLLITCGHKKLPNRVPLFGIDFTQVPRDFPEEVPFIVVKCTSEIEARALGVQGIYRISGSKARVEKLCQAFENGRSLVELSEHSPHDITGVLKHFLKELSAPVLLSHLYNELMTLAKDLQKPMEEKVDWAAFPSKPIQSMKDLLSKLPGSNYNTLRHLIAHLYRVAENYKENKMSPNNLGIVFGPTLMRPGTGSDVSMSCLVDSGYQAQLVEFLIQNYERVFGMDELPSSLTLGCDNPAQEAATEKDEGPQSPNTAQSISVEVELPDTELGLLTLL